In the genome of Brachypodium distachyon strain Bd21 chromosome 3, Brachypodium_distachyon_v3.0, whole genome shotgun sequence, the window CTCTCATTCTGTTTGCTGCTCCGGCGGCATGAGGGAGAAGGGACCTCACTCCTTCGTCTTGACCTAGTAGTTTAGGTTAGgatttgtttgttgttgtgCGTCGTTGGGGTGGTGGGAGCGGCGTCCGGCGAATAAACTTGCCTCAACTCTATTGTCACACCGGCGGCGACCTTCATGACGGCGATTTGGAGTTGATGGCATCGTGTGCTTGTCGGTCCTTCAGATCAACAGCTTGGTCTTCTTGCCGTTGTTCAGATCGTGCGAGATCCATTTCTCGGTGTGGCACTGACGTTTTTCCTTATCCGGGAAAAATGTTGGGGGCGGCGTGAGATGGTTGCTCTGTAGCGAGGATGTTGGTCCGAAGGTGGTGGATCTGTCGTTCTTCCATGACTTCGTCGATGGGATGCGGTGGATCTGGTTTCAAGGCGGCACAGGAACGTCCCTGGTTCACGTGCCACAACGACATGTGTTGTTCATCGACTAACAAACCCTCGTTGGCGATGATGCTTCTTTGGATCTGGCAATGGTGAAGGCTCGGCGTCTCTTCCAGCGTTCATCTAGTCGGCGTTGGaggttggcggcggccgctggcTTCGACGAGTGCAGTAACTCCGAGGAAACATTATTTTTCTATCCGTTGGGTTTGCTCTGTGAATTTTCCGGGATAACTTTTTTTAATGGTCTGTCTTTTCGTTTCCATGTTTATTTGTTCATGTAACTTGGTTTCAATTAATGATATATGTGgctgttctaaaaaaataatccgCATGCACATCCGATTTTCCTGATGTAGAATTTTAAAAATTCGCTACAATGAATACGTGAACAATCCCATATCCACTAGATATAGGGGGTGTTTGGATGCTTCCCGGCAAGGTGCCTGGGCGAAGAAGTGCCTGGGAGCAATTTGAAGTCTGTTTGCTTGGTGTCCTGAAAGTAGAAGCCTGGCATGGCCCTTTTCTTGTTGTAATTAGAGCGACTCCAGCCGTCCCACCCATATGGCGTCCGGCCTGCCATATTTTTGGGCCATATggaggtggggggggggggggggcgccgGTGCAAAGAAAAATTTGGGGGCTTGTCGCGTCCTAGCCGGGGCCTCGACAGTAAATTCGAAGAAAATTTAAATTAGGCGAGTTTTCATCAAAATATGCGACATTTCATAAAGTTCGGTGACATTTCATTAAACTTGCGATAATTTACATAATAGAAAAAACTAGTCGTCTAGGCGGTCCATCCACGAGTCGCCCATGctgtcgccgtcgtcgccggagaTGTCGAAGTTGAAGCCGGAGTCATCGTCGGAGTCAAGGACCATGACTCCCGGCTCCTGCTTCACCGGTGCGAGTGCCGGCTTCGTCgcctccttggccgcctcGTCGGCCGGCCAGGCCTTGACCTCGGCCTCGGACGCGTAGCCGAGGGGCTGGCACCGCTCTACCACctgccgctccgcctcctcctggcTGGCACGCTCGACGGCGTGCTGACCCGGGTACTCCTCTGGGTCGTCATCGCCGCGGTGCTCGATGGCGGCGCTCTCGTATTCCGGAGGAGGCGTCCCGTCCTCCGGCTCTGGCTTCGGCTGGATGAGCGCCGAAGTGGCCCGCCGTGCTCGGGCCGACGAAGAACCCGGCTTATCTTTGATGGGCCAGGGTGTGCGCTGTCACCGaggtggacgacgaggagccgGAGCCACCGCCCAGGTAGTGGTGGCGTccggccggtggaggagggaaGGCCACGCCTCCGTTGACGGAGCACGTCGTCGACGGAGCGCCCCCGCCAGAAGGCGTGCCGCCCGTCGATGTTGTTCCGCACCGTCGGGTGCGGCACATCGCGGACGGCGCGCTCgtgctcgtcggcgaagaGACCGGCCCATGCCGGTCTCGCGGTCCCACTCCGCCGAAGCCTGCTACTCCAGCGTCAGGACGGGGACGAAGTGCGCCCAGATGCGCTCCTGCCGGCGCGCCCCCGTCGGCACCAGGGCGACAGGCCTGCCGCCCTAGCTGAGCTGCCAGCCGTGGGGGAGTCGGCAGTCCGGCGGCGAGAGGTAGCCGGCCTGCCGAATCGCCTCGGCCTCGTCGAggcgaagccgccgccgctcgtcccAGTTGTTGCCGGCCATCTAGTGcacgagggagaggagaggagagggcgagggaggaggggctggCGAGGGGAATGCCGAGCACCGCCGAGGGCAACCGCTTTTATAGCGGCGGAACGCGAACCGGCGGGGGTGAATGCGGCAATAATGGGCGGCGGGAATGCGCGGGGGCGGCCGCGTGGCACCCGGCGCGTCTTGACCCGGCGACCGACATTAATCATCTCGGGCGCCCCCAGCTCCGTTTAGCCTGCCAAGCACGCACGAGGCCTCCGATTTTGAGCGCCTGGACATGCCCCACTACTGTCTGACACTAATGGAAGGCACGTGATGGATTTTATAGAATAAAAACAATAGCAAATGAGCAGCCATGTACAACTTTATTGTTTGATACTTTGTCAGACCTGTCCCCCGACCAAACAATTCTAGCCCAATCTAGCCTGAccgcaagaaaaataaaacctCGAGTTTCAATCAGGCTCAACTTTTTCTTAGGCATGGTACTCGGGTCTCTAACCAACAGGTCCatggtacttcctccgtccccatattaagtgccgaaatattacatgtacctaaacgttttttagatatagttacattcatatttgggcaaatctggatcatttaatatggaacggaaggGGTAGCAGATATGGTATGTTGATAACCGATGTATGTGGATTATCCATTATTTTTGCGGATTATTTGATGCCAATTAGGATTATCCAATAAAATTAGGCTAGCTCAAATGTAGAATATAATCTCGATTGCACTTGGGCGGTTGCACATCACGGCATTGTTGTGCTACCAACTGTATTGCTCCGGCTGCTCAACGTGATGGATAAAGATGCGGATGACATCAGTCTGTTCGACCACAAAAGCAGAGCAGCCTGGGCCAACTCTGTGTTAATTAATCAATGACTTCCTGTACACAAATAGCCCTATTTTAATTTTCAAGCTTAGAGCACCCAAGGTACCACTTGCAATCAGCTCAGCTTACAATTTCTTTTGACTTTGTAAATCATTGATATTCCTCTTTATTTCCTGTGAATGTATACAAGTATCAGCCACCTTCCAAGCTCTTGTATATTAACTCATGAAAAAGATATTTGCGAATATGTCATAGGGATAGCTATGCATTCATTTaaatatttgatttttacATGGTGGAAATAAAATCGTATGTTCTTCCATGTATTTATCCGATGTTTTTTGTCTGCTTCTGGTTCAAGACCGCGCTGTTTTAGATCCGAATCCGTAGTCTGATATAATCCACATTTGAATCCGTATCCGACCATTATCCGCTCCGTTCGAATCTGCCAAAAAATTATGGCAAAAGATATGAAAAGACCATTACCCGATTTAATCCATTTACATCTCTAATTCCAGGGCATCCGATACTTACACGAACAAATCTTGCATGTGACATTTCTCCTATATGTTTGGAACATCCTTTCAAGAGCCCATGAAAAATCAACCGAAGTCATTTGCGGCATTTGAAACATACCCATGCCAAAAATAGGTATTTAGCAAATCTTAGTTTCCTTGCAACATAGGCAACATGAGAAGAAACATGTTTGATGCATATAACAACCCATCGCAATAGACTtgacagctcgtttggcaaccaagaattcattttatttgatcaaaatgaaatgaaatccaatttttgataggatttcatttggttgaatttgaattccgggtgAATAAACATGTTTGTCTATCACATGGAATTGAAGAATGATTgacaattccagagaaatgatggcatttagagagaaattgagattagttatagtgtgattccCTGAAATTTGACATTGAATTCCTGTGGATAATttcgtgccaaccaaacaagttgttttttgAATAAAAATGTATTCTACAATTTTATGTCCAAATGATGGATGCCAAACAAGCTGTGAGAGTAATTGCAACATCCCTGTCATGCATTTGAGCAAACAACATAGGTTCCTTTCGGCATGATGAAACAACTTGCAACATGAAAATCCCAAATCGACTAAACTCTCACCATCAACGATTGAGACGCCGGCCTTCGCCGATTCAGCCACACTGACAACGAATACGGCTCGCTGGAGTTCCGTCGGATTTCTACTGATTAACTGCAATAATAGTCATCTTAATTTATCAGTTCGGCATTTGGACTCAAATTTAGAAAAAAGTTGCTACATCGGTGTCATCTTTGGAGTATGATGACGTGGAATTTTTGTGGGTAAGAACGTAaagaattattattttttagatgatcCGGGACAACGTTCCGGATCCTAACTTTTCATTGAAACCTGGCAACAAGTTCGGGAACGTTAAGAATTGGCTTCCAACAATTAAACCTGCGCCTTTAGTTCATCGGCATTTCTCGTATTCAATTCAATGCACTGCTGAAACTCCTGAACTTCTTAATTGCTTCTCCCGTGAGTTATGCGATCAATATATATGTCCCCTTCCTGCATTATGTTCCTTTGCCCCTTTTAATTCCATGGAGACGCCGTATGGAGTGCTGGAGCTCCTGCTGGTCAGCGCCGAGGGGCTGAAACATGCGCATCACTTAGGTCCGTCCGTGGTTGCTATCCTTTTCTCAGAATCTCTAATGACTCTTGTAGCATCTCACTGTGCTCACCCATGCAGTTCTGCTTGCGCGTGCGCAGGGCCGCAGAGGCACTACGTAACCATCCAGTGCGGCGAGCTGATCCGCACCAGTAAAATCACACATGGTAGGTGCTCAACAGACTGCTCcaacatgaatttttttttggaatcgTTGTAGAATTTACCGAGTCCGAAAATTCTGGTCGATTTTTGTATGTATTGTTTTCGCGCTCTCAGGTAAGCATAGGAAGATTTGGTGGAACGAGAAGTTCAGGTTCCCGCTATCACCCGTCGAGTGCAGGGGGTTGTTGGCAGAGGTCACGCTCAAGATCATGGAGAGAGACAAGTTCTCTGAGGACAGTTTGGTTGGCGAAACCAGGTGAGTGATCTCTGTTGTTTAATAAAGCCAAATCCTTGTcgtcaaaaaggaaaaagaaatgagaaatttGAACTCCGGAGTGAAAAATCATCAGTGTCTAACTCCAACCTTGTGCAGAGTGAACGTCGGCGATATCATCAGGGAGGGCATCGAGAGAGAGTTCCTGCAAATGAAGCCTGTCCCGTACAACATCGTGCTCCAGGATGGCACCTACAAGGGAGAGCTCAAGCTTGGCCTCAAGTTCCTCTCCGGCGTGAGGACACTCACTAGCTGATATAATGTTTGGTCATTTCAATGTTTGCAACAAACAGATTCTTATGGATCTCAACGCGAGCGTATGCAGGTAAACCTGAAGTCAAGCTACGTGCCTCCGAGGCAGCAGCAGTTCGTTGTGTACAAGCCTTTTCTGAACATCATGCTGCCGTGCATCCCGTGGAGgaggttcttcttcttctgcactCGCTCGAACAACGGACATCGCAAGAATATATAATAATCCGTGAAACGCTCGTCGCTatgcttctttttctctgtGTGTTTTTGTGCATGGAGGAGATCTCTTCAACACTTGTTGCAGTTTCTCCAAGATTCTGAAGTACATTTAGCTGTTTGCCAGGAAAGAAGTGTCACTACTCACTAGCAATGCATTCTGGACATGAGCATATGTGTGGACGTTCCTTTATGATGATGGTTGAGGTTAACTCTAGACCTAAATGAGCGTTCGGTGATGTTTGGATTGTCTATCACTAGCTGGTGGTATTTGAAAGTCGACAAGTAGTTTAGATAGGTGAGCAGCTTCCTAAACTGTTTCTCCCCTCGTTGCTACTTTCGGCTTGCGACCTTTAGTTTTGACCGTTTACTTTGCATCGACGGTGTACTCATGTTTGACAACCCCTGGGAAAACGGtttgttgtgtttttatgTCATATGGGAATTTCATATTTCTCAATCTTCCGAGTTAACGTCATAAAACCTAAAGTAATAAATTATGTAGTCACTTTGTGTTGTGCTTGAGCCTTGAAGTGGCTGGTAGTCAAATGCAGCTATACAACCCAAAAATCCAGCTCACGTGAATCGTTGATCTCAACCCTATCCAATGGTTGAGACGCCTCTTTGAGctaggaggaaaaaaaactaggctTTGTCTCCTCGGTTAAGAGTTTCTTTGGTGGCTGGTTTGTGAGAGAGCAAGGGGGAATAAGAGCAACACACCATACACAACCaaagagaggaaaagaaacTATGTCCAGATTGGTGGCTTTGTGTCGCCAAACTTGTTCATTGGAGTCTCAAACGTGGTTGGATCGGCTCCAAACTTGATGAGTTCGTTCCACACTTAGAGCACGTTGTTTTGGTCAGTTGGTATGAGGACTAATGGTCAGAGTACCTAATTAGAGGCTGATTTAGTTAGATCTATTTGGTGGATACATAGAGGTGCGCAGTCTTGGGATGTCGGCAGTTTGAGGGGTCAAACATGTGACTGAGCAGAAATTTTGTCCCTTGTTCATGACTCCTAGTACCATGTATCTATCAAGCTTCACACAATTTGGATCAGCGGTTTAAGAACAATAATCTAAAAACCCAAGGGGACATAAATTGTGTATCTCTGTCTAGTTAGTTTAAAGTTATATCTTATTTTTGAAGTTATATTTTATTGCTCCTCTTGAGAGTGGTTGTTGTTGATGCCAATAACAAGTTTGTaacttatttttcttgttgtgAATATTCAATTTTATCCATTTTCAACAGTGGAAATTGTAGTGGATTGGTCGGTCCCGTGGTTTTTACTCACCATGAGGAGGTTTCCCACGCAAACCATTGCGTGTATTATGCACATCGTGTTTATTTTGCTACCTACTTGTTGGTCGGCACTATTTGCAGAGTCCATTACAAGTTGAAGTGGTTATGTTATGCATATTTCTAGTGTCAACAAACTGGTTTATTGCATTGTTGATGTCCATCCCCAACAGTTTGCAAGGGAATATGTTATTAAGAAAAAAGCCAAAAACATCGCTACATGGAATGGTTTCGGTGAAGGTGAACGCCAAATGGCATTTGATTTCCTCCTCGAATTTGCATCGCCCGAGAATTCATCAGAGCTAGATGTAGGATTAGCTGCCAAAGAGTTTCTTCGGATCGATAGTGTAACGACTCGAGTCTCATTGAATCGCGCAAAAGTAGGCTGCCACAAACGATGGAGCCTTGAGGCAGGGAATGCACATCGGCGACAACGGCGAGTTACCGCCCCCAATCTATGTAGATGGCCAGGCTAGGCACTAGCTGAAGCCGACTGTCTAGCCATGAAGAATAGGGTATGTAGAACTCCATGCCATAGATATCTCCATCGAAGCCACTCCAACGAAATGGACGAAGACTTACCATTCTGGATTGAAAGACCAACGAAGGAAAGTTTTTTGCACCACCTCATGGACGTCATCATCAAAGAAAGCTCCATCGAGGAGAGGGGGGATCAGAGGACCGCTAAGAAGCATCGACACCACCTTTGTCAAAACACCCTCGATGCGAGGCCCGAATCACGTGACACTAGACATGCTATGCTAGACCTTCCAATAAGACAAATCAGAGACCTAAAAAATCCTTCCGTCCCATTGCAGGAGATGTGGACTAAGGGAGCCAAACACTCGGCTTCCTTGACCAAAAGTACTATGCAATCGATTCGTTGGTAGTCATAGATTCCTAAATTTAAATTacaatttataaaaaaatatagaaatgATTGATTAAAATAGAATACTCCCTCAtatgtactccatccgttcacACTTGTTCAAAataacgacaagaatttagaaacggaaggagtGTCACAAAAATTATAGCACGCAATTCACACTTCTTCTACAATGGTATAATTTTGTAAAGCGAATAGCTCATATGTACTCCAtctgttcctaattaattggcccCGGCTGTTTGGCAAACAAATCCTTgtaaatttcttaaataaacctgcagtccacATTTTCAATTAAACGTGGACTGCGCATTGATTTCAAAAACAACAGAGGGTTTTGTCGCAAAAGTTCCAATAGAATGTGGACTGCAActttatttcaaaaatttacaggggtttctttgcaaaacagcCGGcgtcaattaattaggaacggagggagtattgttcAATTGATCGTGttattaaaattaaaatattcaaatatGTTCATCAAAATACCATCTCACCCCAATGAAAATGGTGTGGAGTGAATAAGCGGATCCGGAGCGCTCTTCCCCATCGATTGAGGTGTGTTCGGATGTTCTCTGGCTTCCAACTTTCCAAAACTCCACCGTGAAGCAACGCCGAACACTATAACTCCAAGAAGGTAGATCCGGGAAGCCAACCCAATTTGCTATACAAAACTCGGAGCACCTCTTTTGGAGATTCCTGGAGTAGCAAAACATGGAGCAACGTGAAATTACGGAATACTGCCGCCGCTTTAAGTGAAAAACGGTTCAGAGCACCTCCTTTCCTCGAGCCGACTGCAATTGGATGCCATAGACTTGTTGCTGGCAGGGTCGCCTCCATTTGTCCTCCAGTAGtccacttcctcctccctccgtccaatccTCCATTACCCTCGCCCAATCCTCCTATCCGTCGCAGCCACATCTGCCGAGTCGCCCGCCGAAGGAGCAGCTGCCGCGACCAAGGAACAACGCCCGCATGCCCTAGCCGCCTCTCCTGACTCGTCCCCCCAGATTGACGCGCGAGCGACGAGCTTGCCGACGGCATCCTAGTCAGCGAGATCAGCCCGTACAGTCCCGCGGTCTTTCTCGAATCCTCGATCTCTCGACGGTTCGATCCCCCTCGATGGCCACTCCGCAGGCTCGATTGGGTGCTCCAATTCTGGGCTTCGGTTGGATACAATTTGTACTAATGGGCTTCCGGCCCAGCAGCCAATGGGAGCAGCACCGAACATTTTTCACTCCACCGACGACGCTGGATTGAATCGGGATTGGGAAGCTGGATCGGTGGATTTCGTGAAGTGGGAGGACTTCCGAACACTCCCTGAGGCTGCTGGCTGCGACAGTGCGGCTGCACGTCGTTGGGCGGTGGCCTCGAAACATCCGGAGAGATGGAAGTCCCAGCTCCCACGACGCCGTGCCCATAAGGCCATAACCCTCTCCGCCTTTGCAAGCAGGTAGAGCCGGACGGGGGAGGAGAAGCGGCGGAGACAAGCTTTtacctctcctcctcctgtgaAGCATCCTGCGAAGCAGCCACCGGGAGTTTCCTCTCAGCAGCCCCAAGGTAAGGGAAGCTTTTGACCCCGAACTAGCGTAGACCACTAGGTAGTGCCTTGGAGAGCCTCTTGTTCGCTTAGGCCGAATCGAGTGCGTGTTTCTGCGCATGTCaggtgttcgatgaaatgTCTGTTAGTGGAGTACAGCTTGCGAGGTAAAGACTCGATAATCTACCTTGCGTGTATAGGCTGCTCGATGAAATATCTCGTGGAATGGAGCACTTTGGATTTTGAGCTTAGCGCTACTGCTCGTGGTGCTGTCTCAAATTCGCTCTGTGTGCAAGGCATAAGAAAGGACGTCAGCCAGATTTAGTGTCACTCTGATTGCTGGTCGTTTGTACTCGAAGTTAGTGTTACAATGCGATGCTCCATTGGCGATGCCGTTAGTACCTAGCTCAAATGTCCTTTATAGTTAGATCATCTCCCATGCAAGATACTTCTCTTTTGCTTAAGACCATGTGAGAGCTATTTTGCTATGCTAAATTTGTTTTTCCATTTCCTACCTCTTGCAGATCTCAGTCAGCTGATTGGTTGACATCTCCATTATGAAAGACTACCTTGTTGTGTGTTTGTAAAAGATGAGCTCAAATTGTAGAGCCTCAAAAGCTCAAAAATCAACAATCAGTTATCATCGGCTTCCATTAGATGCGCACCAGTTATTTGAGCCGGATGCATTTCTTAGAAAGGATCGCAGTGCCAATTGTCAATCTCAAAGTACTCAATCAGCTAGCAGACATACTGATAGAAGATTAACTACTCAGTTAGTATCAGCATTGACAGGAATCTGGAATCTTGTTGGTCAGCCAGAATCTTCTGTCACTGATGAAAGATCTGTGAGCGATGGGATTTTGCATAAGGAAGACCCTCTTTGCTTTAGCAGGGACCGAAAAGGGCACGCGTTGACCGCTCGCTGTACTGAAAGCTCAACTGGTCTTACATCTCAAACCTGTTTATCAACACCAAAATCAATTCATGAAGATCTTAGTTTGGTGAAGAAGATATTAATAGTCACATCATGTGGCAACATGTTCAGTGCTTCTTTCACATGGAGACATGTCCCTCTCACTAATAAACTCGGGAACATGAATTTTTTGCAATGTGAAAATATATACCCCACAAAAACTGAAAAGATAAGAACTAATAGTGATGCTGCTTCCAGCATTATGGACATTAAGGAAGATGAGTGCTTCGGAAGGGAGGGTAACTATTTCAGTCAAACAAGAAACATGCCAACTGAACATGTGGATATTTCTAGAGAACATCCTGATTCATCAGCTTGCTCATCTGAGCAAATGGAAGTCAGCAAAGATGCGAGGATGATGCTGGAAAAACACATTTTTAGCACATGCGAACATATTCAAGTTGAGGACTTGACATGCACATCTTCTCTGGCAGCTGATGCTGTTATTGTTAACCCACCAAATGCAGATCAATATACTAGCGAGGAATATATGTCTCAGAAGCATTCTGTAGAGAAGTGTTCACCAGAGTTTGGATCATTCTTTCGACGTCGATGTCATGATGCTGTTAATGTGAACAAGCATGCTGTCGCGGGAGCAATAGCTGGGACAGTTGTCAGTATTTCTCTGCATCCAGTAGATACAGTGAAAACCATTATTCAGGCTAACAGTTCTGGACAAAGTTCATTCTACCACATACTAAGGCGCGCCCTTGTTGAGAGAGGTAATGTTTTGGATGATATTTATACACATTGACATGCTATCAGTTTTccgaaaaaatattttatttccatGTACAGTTTCCTGTTGAAAACATTAATTACTACAGTGGAATTTTTCATCCTTgacaaatatattttttacagGTGTTTTAGGTCTTTATGGAGGGCTTGCTAGCAAAGTTGCTTGTTCGGCACCAATTTCAGCTATTTATACCTTAACTTATGAAATAGTAAAGGGAGCTCTTCTGCCTACTTTGCCAAAGGTGATTTCAGTTTAATTTTACAACTGGTATCTAACTAGTGTTTCATTCATACACACTTCAATCTTATATGCGTTTGTTACATTGACATCTCTTCAGGACTATCATTCAATTGCTCATTGTGCTGCTGGTGGTTGTTCTAGTATTGCAACATCCTTTGTTTTTACACCCAGTGAATACATAAAACAACAGATGCAAATGGGCTCACAGTATCAGAATTGCTGGTATTTAATTTTTATCGCCCCCTTATTGGTTGTTTATTCATTTTCCTTTCTCAGAAGCGTCTTTTTCTGTGCTAACCAGTAACAAGAAATGGCAGAGACATGCTAATTCATCAGCCCTAGTTCTGTATCCTGACAATATGTCAATAACTTGTCTTTGTGTTTCTTGTTGAAATTATTTGGTACTGTTACTCGCAGTTCCCTATACTTTTATTCAGGCTCTAATAAGAGTTCCATGACATCAGGAAGGCTTTAGTAGGATGTCTTCAAAGGGGTGGCATTGCTTCATTATATGCTGGATGGGGTGCTGTTCTTTGTAGAAATATACCACATTCTGTAGTAAAGGTATCTCAAAGTTTAAACAATTTCACACCCAAATGTCCCAAAATTTAATTATGGAGTTGCTTTTGCGGTTTGATTTTGGTGTTCACATCTTTTGAAATTTGCAGTTTTATGCCTACGAGAGTCTGAAGCAGTTTCTGTTGAATGCATCACCTGCTGATGCTAAACTTGATTCTGGCCAGACGGTTAGCTCCTGAACCTGAAGTTGTTAAAGCATCTTATTTTCTATGCTGTTTTTTATTCAGAATTGAATTAGTACTCTGGCCAGTTCTCATCACTAAATTCAGTTTTGTATTGATACCCACTTACCTTAAATATGAATAAAAATACTCCACATCCCTTTAAGTATGAGTTCGATTCAATTCAATTACACATTACTCCACATCCCTTTAAGTATGTGTTCGATTCAATTCAATTACACATTCCTAAAACCTAATTTTAATGTGAAGTGCTGGTGGGTTGGTTAAACTCCTTTCTTCCTTCACATGTCAGCTTCTTTGTGGAGGTTTTGCTGGGTCAACTGCTGCTCTGTTTACAACTCCGTTCGATGTTGTCAAGACGCGTGTACAGTTACAGGTAATGCAGCACATGCTTACGCCACGTTACCAGTTATATCAGTATACGAATAACTTTGGCAAGAAATCATGcttttgtcttctttttccCAGTTCTATGCacttcttttcttcaattcttcaAAAATCTAAAGTAATGGTTGCTGCAGAACTAATTTTGAATATACGTTAATTAGGCACTCAGCCCCGTTAGGAAGTATGAAGGGGTTCTTCATGCACTtaaacaaatttttgagcaAGAAGGATTGCGGGGTCTCTACAGGTACAAACATTAATAGAGAATAATACTATTGACTTACCTTGATATTTGATGTATATTTGTACCAACTCCTGTTAGACTAATTCAAATTATCGTTCGGCATCTTTGTTTCCAGGGGTTTAACTCCAAGGTTGGTAATGTATGTATCACAAGGGGCACTATTTTTTACATCCTATGAGTTCCTGAAAACAATTATGTTTCCTGAGCAAGAGCTTCCTGCAAGGA includes:
- the LOC100841553 gene encoding elicitor-responsive protein 3 encodes the protein METPYGVLELLLVSAEGLKHAHHLGPSVVAILFSESLMTLVASHCAHPCSSACACAGPQRHYVTIQCGELIRTSKITHGKHRKIWWNEKFRFPLSPVECRGLLAEVTLKIMERDKFSEDSLVGETRVNVGDIIREGIEREFLQMKPVPYNIVLQDGTYKGELKLGLKFLSGVRTLTS
- the LOC100830210 gene encoding calcium-binding mitochondrial carrier protein is translated as MSSNCRASKAQKSTISYHRLPLDAHQLFEPDAFLRKDRSANCQSQSTQSASRHTDRRLTTQLVSALTGIWNLVGQPESSVTDERSVSDGILHKEDPLCFSRDRKGHALTARCTESSTGLTSQTCLSTPKSIHEDLSLVKKILIVTSCGNMFSASFTWRHVPLTNKLGNMNFLQCENIYPTKTEKIRTNSDAASSIMDIKEDECFGREGNYFSQTRNMPTEHVDISREHPDSSACSSEQMEVSKDARMMLEKHIFSTCEHIQVEDLTCTSSLAADAVIVNPPNADQYTSEEYMSQKHSVEKCSPEFGSFFRRRCHDAVNVNKHAVAGAIAGTVVSISLHPVDTVKTIIQANSSGQSSFYHILRRALVERGVLGLYGGLASKVACSAPISAIYTLTYEIVKGALLPTLPKDYHSIAHCAAGGCSSIATSFVFTPSEYIKQQMQMGSQYQNCWKALVGCLQRGGIASLYAGWGAVLCRNIPHSVVKFYAYESLKQFLLNASPADAKLDSGQTLLCGGFAGSTAALFTTPFDVVKTRVQLQALSPVRKYEGVLHALKQIFEQEGLRGLYRGLTPRLVMYVSQGALFFTSYEFLKTIMFPEQELPARSF